The following are from one region of the Capsicum annuum cultivar UCD-10X-F1 chromosome 1, UCD10Xv1.1, whole genome shotgun sequence genome:
- the LOC107857156 gene encoding cell wall / vacuolar inhibitor of fructosidase 1-like — protein sequence MIYLVMLLNSTLKTSNHNNNNLVETTCKNTPNYNLFIKTLLSNKRSTSGYITTLALIVVDAIKAKANQVSEIISMLRSSSPPKARRVSLKECALSYKVILTVSLPEAIEALTKRNLKFAEDGMVGCFGVSQDCEENFKRSISPLTGLNTAVHELSGVGRAIIRNLL from the coding sequence ATGATATATCTAGTCATGCTACTGAATTCAACACTAAAAACAAGCAaccataacaacaataatctagTAGAAACTACATGCAAGAACACACCAAACTACAACCTTTTCATAAAAACTTTGTTGTCCAACAAGCGCAGCACCAGCGGTTACATAACAACACTAGCACTGATCGTGGTGGATGCCATCAAAGCGAAGGCGAATCAGGTATCAGAAATTATCTCAATGCTCCGTAGTTCGAGTCCTCCAAAAGCAAGGAGAGTTTCTTTAAAGGAGTGTGCTTTGTCATATAAGGTAATTTTGACAGTAAGTTTGCCTGAAGCAATTGAAGCCTTGACTAAAAGGAACCTAAAATTTGCTGAAGATGGTATGGTTGGATGTTTTGGAGTTTCTCAGGATTGTGAGGAGAATTTCAAAAGAAGTATTTCACCTCTTACTGGTTTGAACACTGCAGTACATGAGCTTTCTGGTGTGGGCAGAGCAATTATTAGAAATCTATTATGA